The following proteins are co-located in the Mus caroli chromosome 7, CAROLI_EIJ_v1.1, whole genome shotgun sequence genome:
- the LOC110299166 gene encoding vomeronasal type-1 receptor 4-like: MPNHKMDLGNLAIKIIFLLQTTVGILGNFYLLIQHLVYYAEYTLKHTDLILMHLWGANALIVLSTGVLYTMAAFGLKQFLNDFGCRLSLYIQRLGRSVSIGTTCFLSVFQAITISHRESCCKDQKAKVAKYIGFSIFLLWVLSMFIHLIFFLEIFLKRNSKNMTRKLDFEYCSYVNHFEINHLVYAALVMFPEIFFSAVIAWCSGSMTVILYRHKKRVQHIYSSHVSRRNSSESRAIQTILSLVFFFLAFYTLSSILRGYIALLHNPSWGVVMVNRLTSLCFPSFGPIIFINNYSVMPRLSLVWIRNTNP; encoded by the coding sequence ATGCCCAATCATAAAATGGACTTGGGGAATCTAGCAAtcaaaatcattttcttattACAAACTACAGTTGGAATTTTGGGAAATTTCTATCTTCTTATACAACATCTAGTCTACTATGCAGAATACACATTAAAGCACACAGATTTGATTCTCATGCACCTCTGGGGAGCCAATGCCTTAATAGTTCTTTCTACAGGTGTGCTCTACACAATGGCAGCTTTTGGGTTGAAgcagtttttaaatgattttggcTGCAGATTAAGTTTGTACATTCAAAGACTTGGTCGGAGTGTGTCCATTGGCACCACCTGTTTTTTGAGTGTCTTCCAAGCCATCACCATCAGTCACAGAGAATCTTGTTGTAAAGATCAAAAAGCCAAAGTTGCAAAGTATATTggcttctccattttccttctctgggtTTTGTCCAtgtttatacatttaattttctttctggaaatatTTCTCAAAAGGAATAGCAAAAACATGACAAGAAAGCTAGATTTTGAGTACTGCTCCTATGTCAACCATTTTGAAATTAATCACTTAGTTTATGCAGCATTGGTGATGTTCCCTGAAATCTTCTTTTCTGCGGTCATTGCCTGGTGCAGTGGATCTATGACTGTCATTCTATACAGACATAAGAAGAGAGTTCAACACATCTACAGCTCTCATGTTTCCAGGAGAAACTCCTCAGAATCCAGAGCCATCCAGACAATCCTGTCActagtgtttttctttctggctttttaCACTCTCTCCTCCATCTTACGAGGTTACATTGCTCTCTTGCATAATCCAAGTTGGGGTGTGGTGATGGTCAATCGCCTCacttctctctgttttccatcttttggacccattatttttataaataattactCTGTTATGCCAAGACTAAGTTTGGTCTGGATAAGAAACACCAACCCTTAA